One segment of bacterium DNA contains the following:
- a CDS encoding polyprenyl synthetase family protein, which yields MYLKEKKAVVDDALKRYFAGGNPFYNVMQYSLEQGKRIRPILAIASYEASGGTDTAGIMGVACSLELIHTYSLIHDDLPSMDNDDFRRGRESSHKKFGEARAILAGDGLYAYAYELMTAGADHAPEKMEVVATVSRAVGPKGIVYGQVLDIEEHKELNPKTLRLIHLNKTAKFIAVSIQAGAIMARAARAVIDTLYSAGIFMGILFQYTDDILDMVGKKDSLGKTPGKDDKAGKLTALRVYGLDGARFRAQRYAALAKKRFLKLGARFNVFSELTDFILNRTF from the coding sequence ATGTATTTGAAAGAAAAGAAGGCAGTGGTTGACGACGCTCTAAAAAGATATTTCGCCGGCGGAAATCCTTTCTACAATGTCATGCAGTATTCCCTGGAACAAGGCAAAAGGATCCGTCCGATATTGGCGATCGCCAGCTATGAAGCCAGCGGCGGTACCGATACTGCCGGGATCATGGGTGTCGCGTGCAGCCTGGAGCTCATCCATACGTACTCGCTCATCCATGATGACCTGCCGTCCATGGACAACGATGATTTTCGCCGCGGGCGCGAGTCGTCCCACAAGAAATTTGGCGAAGCCAGGGCGATCCTTGCCGGCGACGGGTTATACGCCTACGCTTATGAACTTATGACCGCAGGTGCCGACCATGCCCCTGAAAAAATGGAAGTGGTCGCGACCGTCAGCCGGGCGGTCGGGCCCAAAGGGATCGTTTATGGTCAGGTCCTGGATATCGAGGAACACAAGGAATTGAACCCGAAGACATTGAGACTTATCCATCTGAATAAGACCGCGAAGTTCATCGCGGTATCGATCCAGGCGGGCGCGATCATGGCGCGGGCCGCGCGGGCAGTGATAGATACCCTTTATTCTGCCGGGATCTTCATGGGGATCCTGTTCCAGTACACTGATGATATCCTCGACATGGTCGGTAAAAAGGACAGTCTCGGTAAGACACCTGGGAAAGACGACAAGGCGGGAAAATTGACGGCGCTCCGCGTATACGGGCTCGACGGTGCGCGGTTCCGCGCCCAGCGGTATGCGGCCCTGGCAAAAAAACGTTTCCTGAAATTGGGCGCGCGTTTCAATGTTTTCAGCGAACTCACGGATTTCATTTTAAACCGAACATTTTAA
- the dxs gene encoding 1-deoxy-D-xylulose-5-phosphate synthase — protein MSILENIKNPNDLKELSLEQLQVLCQEIRNEMIQTCSKTGGHLAPSLGVVELTLALYRVFDAEQDKIIWDVGHQTYAQKLVTGRYAAFKTLRKHKGISGFPKRKESRFDVFDTGHSSTSLSAAAGFVLARDLNNEKYKIISVIGDGSLATGMAFEALNHIGHMKKDVMVVLNDNERSIGESVGALSQYLTKIITTRTYNRFRDDLWMFIGKFPPYMRERGRNFAKRIQEGLKGLYAPAVIFEELGFRYIGPLDGHKLNDLIDTLTRVKDMKGPRLVHVVTRKGKGYKPAEDEPERFHGIGAYDVLTGKEKPKQISYTDVFGDALLALAKQNPKIVAITAGMCLGTGLARFREELPDRFFDVGITEQHAVTTASALALAGYIPVCAIYSTFLQRAYDQIIHDVCLQKAPVVFCVDRAGLVGEDGPTHHGPFDLSFFGCVPNTVVSAPKDGEELIALLKTAVNYRKGPFVIRYPRGSCSVIKNSDPAELKIGTWEVIHQGGKNDLAILAIGSMVQKAVEALPLLQAKGYDPLIINARFAKPLDTQMLKDLLKKAARIVTIEENAMIGGFGSAVTDFCRSMSSGVSITTIGLPDNFVEHGPREVLLKTVGLDAQSIVDRIKTRKE, from the coding sequence ATGTCTATCCTTGAAAATATCAAAAATCCCAATGACCTAAAAGAACTGTCACTGGAACAGCTCCAGGTTCTATGCCAGGAGATCCGCAATGAAATGATCCAGACCTGCTCGAAGACGGGCGGGCACCTCGCGCCCTCTCTGGGCGTCGTGGAACTGACGCTTGCGCTGTACCGCGTCTTTGACGCGGAACAGGATAAGATCATCTGGGACGTGGGTCACCAGACCTATGCCCAGAAGCTTGTGACCGGCAGGTATGCAGCGTTCAAGACCCTGCGCAAACACAAGGGCATCAGCGGATTTCCCAAGCGCAAGGAATCCCGGTTCGACGTTTTCGATACCGGACATTCATCGACCTCTTTGTCCGCGGCCGCGGGGTTCGTCCTGGCCCGCGACCTGAACAATGAAAAGTACAAGATCATCAGCGTGATCGGCGACGGATCGCTGGCCACGGGCATGGCATTTGAAGCGCTGAACCATATAGGCCATATGAAAAAGGACGTAATGGTCGTCCTCAACGACAACGAGCGGTCGATCGGCGAATCGGTCGGCGCGCTCTCCCAGTATCTGACCAAGATCATCACGACGCGGACCTATAACCGGTTCCGCGACGATCTGTGGATGTTCATAGGGAAATTTCCTCCCTATATGCGCGAGCGCGGCAGGAATTTCGCGAAGCGGATTCAGGAAGGCCTTAAGGGTCTCTACGCGCCGGCCGTGATCTTCGAGGAACTTGGTTTCCGGTATATCGGACCGTTGGACGGTCACAAGCTCAACGATCTGATCGACACGCTGACCAGGGTCAAGGATATGAAAGGACCCCGTTTAGTCCATGTCGTGACCCGCAAAGGCAAGGGCTACAAGCCGGCCGAGGACGAGCCCGAACGGTTCCACGGTATCGGCGCTTACGATGTTTTGACCGGCAAGGAAAAACCAAAACAAATTTCGTACACCGATGTGTTCGGCGACGCCCTGCTCGCACTTGCGAAGCAGAACCCGAAGATCGTCGCCATCACGGCGGGGATGTGCCTGGGCACCGGATTGGCGAGGTTCCGCGAGGAACTGCCCGACCGCTTCTTCGACGTGGGAATAACCGAACAACACGCGGTCACGACGGCCAGCGCGCTCGCCCTTGCTGGTTATATCCCGGTTTGCGCGATCTATTCGACGTTCCTCCAGCGCGCCTATGACCAGATAATCCATGACGTGTGCCTGCAGAAAGCGCCGGTGGTCTTCTGCGTTGACCGCGCCGGTCTGGTCGGCGAGGACGGGCCCACGCATCACGGTCCGTTCGACCTTTCGTTCTTCGGTTGCGTGCCCAATACCGTGGTCAGCGCGCCCAAGGACGGCGAGGAACTGATCGCCCTGCTCAAAACCGCGGTTAATTACCGCAAAGGGCCTTTTGTTATCCGCTATCCCAGGGGAAGTTGCAGCGTGATCAAGAACAGCGATCCGGCTGAGCTTAAGATCGGCACCTGGGAGGTTATTCACCAGGGCGGGAAAAATGACCTGGCGATCCTCGCGATCGGCTCGATGGTGCAAAAAGCCGTCGAAGCATTGCCATTGCTCCAGGCAAAAGGGTATGATCCTTTGATCATCAATGCCCGTTTCGCTAAGCCGCTGGACACCCAAATGTTGAAAGACCTGTTGAAAAAAGCCGCGCGCATCGTAACGATCGAGGAGAACGCGATGATCGGCGGCTTTGGCAGCGCGGTTACCGATTTCTGCCGGTCGATGAGCTCCGGCGTCTCGATCACGACGATCGGACTGCCCGACAATTTCGTCGAGCACGGACCGCGCGAGGTGCTGCTCAAGACGGTCGGCCTTGACGCCCAGTCGATCGTGGATAGAATTAAAACCAGGAAAGAGTAG
- a CDS encoding radical SAM protein: MIDILLVNPRETGRFFEKMPPLGPASIAANLEKNEYSVKIIDFEIEKQPLEYWLNRFHPRFLGISGTTHTRFEAFRLAREAKAFDKTITVVYGGVHASCAAVNTLNKIPEIDFIVRGEGEETVVNMIKAYKTDLDFSIIRGLAYRGDGVIIDNPQAHRADLNDLPMPAYHLLDMKRYSLRMPFNNRKGISLITSRGCQARCTFCSASHMFSHLVTTRSAPLVADEISRLFTAYGYEAVKIFDSTFTIDRDHALGFCREITNRDLKFPWECEIRVGTVDIELLEKMQEAGCYHVDVGIESGSQKVLDLMRKGITVEQAHDTLQLCHKIGLKIKAFFSYGHIGETMKDVDMTFAFIEKHKDMIDVVASGAGVRIYPGTYLETYARKNDLLPADFEWSLPYEDERLESIFQTPSVPVLIQAQLGYAELEKIALRIYGNRYRGWDGFKLGLTKVTDPVKLRKLTRVMKLKLKDRFKKPDPDKT, encoded by the coding sequence ATGATCGACATCCTGCTGGTCAATCCCCGGGAAACCGGAAGGTTCTTTGAAAAAATGCCGCCGCTGGGCCCGGCATCGATCGCCGCAAACCTGGAAAAAAACGAATACTCGGTAAAGATCATCGATTTCGAGATCGAAAAGCAACCGCTTGAATACTGGTTGAACCGTTTTCATCCGCGGTTTCTTGGTATCTCAGGGACGACCCACACGCGTTTTGAAGCGTTCCGGCTCGCGCGTGAAGCCAAGGCCTTTGATAAAACGATCACCGTCGTTTATGGCGGCGTTCACGCCTCATGCGCTGCGGTTAACACGCTCAACAAAATTCCTGAGATCGATTTTATCGTCCGCGGCGAGGGTGAAGAGACGGTCGTCAACATGATCAAGGCGTATAAGACCGACCTTGACTTCTCCATCATCCGGGGGCTTGCTTACCGGGGGGATGGCGTGATAATTGACAACCCCCAGGCGCACCGCGCCGATCTTAATGACCTCCCCATGCCCGCGTACCATCTCCTTGACATGAAACGTTACTCGCTCAGGATGCCGTTCAATAACCGGAAAGGGATCTCCCTGATCACGTCGCGCGGCTGCCAGGCGCGATGCACCTTCTGCTCGGCAAGCCATATGTTCAGCCATCTGGTCACGACAAGATCAGCTCCGCTCGTGGCCGACGAGATCTCCCGGCTTTTCACGGCTTATGGTTATGAAGCGGTCAAGATCTTCGACAGCACATTCACGATAGATCGCGATCACGCGCTCGGATTCTGCCGTGAGATCACAAACCGCGACCTGAAATTCCCCTGGGAATGCGAGATCAGGGTTGGTACGGTCGATATAGAACTCCTCGAAAAGATGCAGGAAGCGGGCTGCTATCATGTCGACGTCGGCATCGAATCCGGCAGCCAGAAGGTCCTCGACCTGATGCGCAAGGGCATAACCGTGGAACAGGCGCATGATACTCTCCAGCTGTGTCATAAGATCGGTCTCAAGATCAAAGCGTTCTTTTCCTATGGACATATCGGCGAAACCATGAAAGATGTGGATATGACCTTCGCCTTCATTGAAAAGCATAAGGACATGATCGACGTGGTCGCCAGCGGCGCCGGCGTGAGGATCTATCCCGGAACATATCTGGAAACATACGCCCGCAAGAACGATCTGCTCCCGGCTGATTTTGAGTGGAGCCTGCCGTACGAGGATGAGCGACTCGAGTCGATCTTCCAGACGCCATCCGTACCGGTTTTGATCCAGGCGCAGCTGGGGTATGCCGAACTGGAGAAGATCGCGCTCCGGATATATGGTAACCGATATCGCGGCTGGGACGGATTCAAGCTTGGGCTGACCAAAGTGACCGATCCGGTCAAGCTGCGTAAGTTAACCCGGGTCATGAAATTAAAGTTGAAGGATAGATTTAAAAAGCCAGATCCAGACAAAACTTGA
- a CDS encoding NAD(P)-dependent oxidoreductase has product MEIANLVTHPFGIGEKLILELMKQGETVHTVYASPKDVPMSLLGKPRLKWGFYKFEGDKDLNMEKGLPRKVETVFHIFDLYGGSIPRLMMANTMTTVLLLDWAKKVGAKQFIFVSTGEVYGNGRACSETTPYNPRSAYATTKFQSEIISRYYSRSIALKTVRLFFPFGKGMNQGYIHNLVESVKTNGTIETEYGTITPTYADDVIGPLIKVRGVNDVIGFNFCGNPMAVADVVKVIEGALNKTAKKVVMGKAELTGNNAKARELLGFRETPFDQAVRQSFGS; this is encoded by the coding sequence ATGGAAATCGCTAACCTGGTGACCCATCCTTTCGGCATCGGTGAAAAACTTATTTTAGAATTGATGAAGCAGGGCGAGACCGTCCACACGGTCTACGCTTCGCCCAAGGACGTGCCCATGTCCTTGCTCGGCAAACCGCGGTTGAAATGGGGATTTTACAAGTTCGAGGGCGACAAGGATCTGAACATGGAAAAAGGCCTACCCCGGAAAGTGGAGACTGTTTTCCATATCTTCGACCTTTACGGCGGTTCCATCCCCCGACTGATGATGGCCAACACCATGACTACGGTCCTACTCCTGGATTGGGCGAAAAAGGTCGGCGCCAAACAGTTCATCTTCGTTTCCACGGGCGAGGTTTACGGTAATGGCAGGGCGTGTTCTGAGACCACGCCATATAACCCCCGCAGCGCCTACGCAACCACGAAATTCCAATCCGAGATCATTTCGCGCTATTATAGCCGGAGCATTGCGCTCAAGACCGTGCGGCTGTTCTTCCCTTTCGGAAAAGGCATGAACCAGGGATACATACACAACCTAGTCGAGTCCGTGAAAACGAACGGCACGATCGAAACCGAATACGGAACGATAACGCCGACCTACGCAGATGACGTTATCGGACCGCTGATCAAAGTCCGCGGTGTCAATGACGTCATCGGCTTCAATTTCTGCGGGAATCCCATGGCTGTGGCCGACGTGGTCAAAGTCATTGAAGGCGCGCTCAACAAAACCGCCAAAAAAGTCGTCATGGGTAAGGCGGAGTTGACCGGGAACAATGCCAAGGCGAGAGAATTGCTCGGATTCAGGGAAACGCCGTTTGACCAGGCAGTGCGGCAATCGTTCGGTTCCTAA